The following are encoded in a window of Sutcliffiella horikoshii genomic DNA:
- a CDS encoding SRPBCC family protein, which produces MPDIQDSIIISKPVEEVFSYAANMDNSSKIMQNVVAIEKLTDGPVQVGTKFKETREIRGRQASSIIEFIEFLPNERYVVQSEANGLKVIYHYDFKPTVDGGTKVHFQGDIHTSGIVMKLTKPIIRKILKKEDGDHLSQLKRLLEGTAEEEETETKE; this is translated from the coding sequence ATGCCAGATATCCAGGATTCCATCATCATTTCCAAACCCGTGGAAGAGGTATTTTCTTATGCGGCCAATATGGACAACTCTTCTAAAATAATGCAAAATGTTGTGGCTATTGAGAAGTTAACAGATGGACCAGTCCAGGTTGGTACCAAGTTTAAAGAAACCCGTGAAATTCGCGGGCGTCAAGCATCTTCTATCATTGAATTTATTGAATTCTTACCGAATGAGCGTTATGTGGTACAGAGTGAAGCAAATGGGCTGAAGGTTATTTACCATTATGACTTCAAGCCAACAGTGGATGGCGGAACGAAGGTTCACTTTCAAGGGGACATCCATACTTCCGGCATCGTCATGAAGCTCACCAAGCCTATTATCCGAAAGATCTTGAAAAAAGAAGACGGCGATCACCTCTCCCAATTAAAGAGATTGTTAGAAGGAACCGCCGAAGAAGAAGAAACGGAAACAAAAGAGTAA